In Apis mellifera strain DH4 linkage group LG10, Amel_HAv3.1, whole genome shotgun sequence, the genomic window AGGTGGACATGGTGGACATGGTAAACATGGTGGACATGGAGAACAAGGTGGACATGGCAAACATGGTGGGCATGGCGAACATGGAGAACATGGCGAACATGGTGGACATGGCGAACATGGTAAACACGGTAGACATGGTAAACATGGCGAACACGGAGGTGGACATTTTGGTGGACACGGAGGTGGACACGGAGGTGGACACGGTGGTGGACACGGTGGTGGACACGCTGTTGCACATGGTGGTAAACACGGTGGTGGACATGGTGGACATGGTGGTGGACACGGTGGTGGACACGGTGGTGGACATGATGGTGGACATGGCGGTAAACATGGTAAACACGGTGGTAAACATGGTGGTGGACATGGTGGTGGACACGGTGGTGGACACGGCGGTATACATGGTACTACGCATGGTGGCGTACATGAAGGTGGACATGGTGGTGGACATGGGACACAAATTTTGAAAGTAGCACAAGGAGGTACGCAAGAAGTAATACAAGGTGAACAAGGTGGACATGGTGGGCATGGTGGACACGGTGAGCATGGTGGACACGGTGGGCATGATGAACATGGTGGGCATGGTGGACATGATGGGCATGGTGGGCATGGTGGACATGGTAAGCATGGTGGACATGGTGGACATGGTGAACATGGTGGACATGGTGGACACGGTGGACACGGTGGACACGGTGAACACGGTGGACACGGTGGGCACGGTAGGCACGGTGGACATGGTGGACACGGTGAACACGGTGGACACGGTAAACATGGTGGACATGGTGGACACGGTGAACTTGGTGGACATGGTGAGCATGGTAATTCAACGCATATAGGTTTACAAGATTTGCTTGAGCATATCGGGGTCACCATGCAACAAGGTTTGTCCGCGCTTGTATTACATACCAATCTACAATATGCGGCAAGAGCAGCTTCCCTTGCTTGATCAgcacaataaaatttctttaaagcaACTTCCATATCTCCTAATTCagttaatttcaataacgcaCAACGGCCTGGCATACAAACGGGATACAATTTCGTCATACATTCTGGTCTACCCATGCACTCCCACATCATACATCTATCTTGTAGCCCATTCCTTTTGATACATTcacatctatatataatacttgttCGAAAATCATAGCTTTTACATTGTTTAACTGGAATCTGAAATTTaatgtacaaaatttaatttcttataattattacaataaaaattaattttttcttttttcataactttacaaattatttttaaaattattaattttttatataataaactttttatatcttgCATAATATTGTAATGAGTGTAACATTGAATagtcaaattttttaagtttgaatatatataaaaaaattatcgaaatatcaaattcatatatttttttttttctattattcgctttcaatatttttcttatttgcataataaaaatataaagatcgtTTGAATGAAAACTGAgtataaattgcaattaaattgataaagaacACTATTCTACTGATGATGAAATGTTATAGACTGAATATAAAATGCGATTAAATTGACAAAGGACACTATTCAATTGGTGatggaattttataaactGAGTGAAAATTACGATTAGATTAACAAAGAACGTTATTCAATTGATCATGGAATCGTATagactttttaatataatttgaaaaaatatacctACTATCggattcattataaatttaaaatgctaTTCATTGATTTAAAAGCACTATTGTTGCTTGTTCAAAAATGTTCAACGATATccagataaaaatttccataattttattcactaaaatattttgaaacgacttaaaatataaataattataagttttatatatatttgacgaatttttaattgtaattttctcaaaaaaaaaaaaaaattgtctaatggaattttgattttttatttttgtcttattttaaatcgtattatCTTTCTGATCTCAAGTTTATAACGCAAATTTTGACTCACGGTATATTTAAACCAATTTATACTTACACAAGGTGCTGCACAAGGTGAACACATAACAGGAGGTGGACATGCTGGCTCATCCCATTCACATGCTTTTctgtaataaatgatttataagttTACTCGTGACTGTAATTATAAGATTCCCTTACTTTCTTTCCATAGAActaattaaacatttcaatTGAGCTAATAATTCTCGTCTTCTATCGCAATTTGGATTTTTTCCATCGCATGGCATTTTTAACAATGTTTATATTCAAACAACAAAATAcaacaaattttgattttatcccagtcttataaaaatgatagaatacgattttttttacatattcattatattttttgcatattttttacccaattaatttattatttggaacATTGCactgaaatgattttattctaaaaaaaacgaCAATATCATCTGAATATATCTAGTATATAATAAgtgaatgataattttggaTAAACTTCAATTGTTTGATATTCTGTTATCAAAATTTCCGGTttacaagaataattataaaagtaataattaagtaagaaaaatttagtaaaaaaaaaaaaaaaaaagagagaaagaacgtGCAATGTCTTGCGGAGGAAATACTTTATCATGTTGTTCACCTTGTTTCCCATCGCCTGTGGTTCAGTACCAGTTACCATCTTGCCCATCGTGTGTATCTTATCCATGTGTTCCACCAATTTGTGTTGCATGCCCTCCACCATGTAAAATTACCATATGTACGCCACCAGTGCCGTGCGGACCTTGTCCACCGAAATGTATTCCATATTGTCCACCTGCATGCGCTGCAAGATGCCTAACAAGAGCTACAGCACGCTGCCTTTGTCTCTAAATGAATTGTTCcattagaagaatatatttatatatccatatatatatatatcatttttgtcCGTTCGGCACgaatttgaaacaattatatcacatattataatttgaataatttccaataacatgttttgtaattttgtttataatgaaACTACAGATAATACACATACATGAAACCATATGCAATTAGGTAAAATGTACAGTGAAATACATAAACTTTTATACGAATTAAATAAGTaacattaaaaactaaaatatttttaatattatttaaaatatatattattataaaaagattttattaaacacaGATTTTGCAAGGTTACTATTCCTCCTCCACATGTTCCACCGCCAAAGATATATGTTCCTAAACGGCCTTGCTCCAGACCTGGTTGTTTTCACGCACCACCACCAAAATGTTGTCTATATATGTATTGGCGTCTTCCATGTAGAGCTGATTGTTTTGAagtttaaaatcttatatgtcataatgttaaatttttttattttatattatcaacaaATACAAAGTCTAAAGTCAACAcagatgtatataataaattttgtttcgtgataaaattgtcttttatatattatacatattagattaagaagaaataaatttgaatttattactacccatttttaataagattccgttttcgtttaatttcgcaagaaattcagaaaaatcacccattataaaatttctatccatCGCAATCTCTTGTAATCttttcatagaaaatatttgacttttattagaattggtttcttttcttaatatttctataaactgtttaatcttgaaataaagattatatatcaatatatatcgtatatatcttttattaaacgtggtaaatctattatttactcACTTTTCCAGTAGTTACATTTTTTGTACCTAaagattgataatttataaatttatcatcaaatgtatgttgtaaaatttctattacatCCAAAGCATCTGCTTCTGTTGCCTCTGTCCGTAATTCCAATTTTGCTCTAGCCTATTTAACAacaacatttctttttaatttaaaatctatataaagattgaaacaaacagtaattaaaataaacctCTGTTAATCGTATCATAGCTTCTAATTGTCTGTTGCAGACAGATAAaccgttaaatttattatttttatttcgtaattttaaataataattctgtaaTATTATAGCTGCCTCTTTAGTCAATTTTGGTTTAACATATTGTCGTGCGTATGCGATATATTTTCTGAGAATTGATTGCGGAATAATATTCGGATTTTCGTCCACAGAAAGTCTAAGTTTATctctaaaaatgtttttaaataaatatttaaataaattttatgaataataagttaattaatatatttttaattaccttAATGAAAGTTTGGTTGTATCTGGTGCATTTATACATTGATATGTATTACTTTGTGTTTtatcaattgtatttatatcagTATGGATGGACATAACGTGTTTGCATAATAAATCGTCTATATGCtattatgaacaaaaaaatataatattaaatataatattaaaagtatttatacgtcattatatattaaattatttatactttatttggctcatccaataataaaaatattaaatcaaaacgGGACAAGAGAGGTGCACTCATTTTTAAGTTTTGTATTACTGtcttatttcgattaaatcgGCCACCAATTGGATTAGCAGCTGCAAGAATGGATGTTCTCGTAGGAAGGGAACATATTATTCCTGATTTAGCAATGCTTACGCTTTGCTGTTCCATAGCTTCCAATAAAAcctataattcaaataatttgttacattatcatgaaataataaattatcaaaaatatgttattaattttataaaaatataaaattaaaaattctttatcaatttaattatataaatatttttttttttaatagcttTACCGCATGTTGTTTAcacattttatcaaattcatcGATACAACAACATCCTCTATCTGTTAAAACTAATGCCCCAggttctaaattaaaattattactcttattttctttcgctAATGTTATTGTCAAACCGGATGATGTACTTGAATTTCCGCATACATATACACCTTTAAAAATCATGTTATAAATTCTTTGAcgatatatgttaaataaaaaatttttcatttgttatacCTTTTGCGGCAATTCGAGCACAAGCTTGTAACATTTGCGATTTTCCAAGGCCAGGATCACCAacgattaatatatgaatattttctcgTAATTCGGAATGTTCTACATTCCCACCAAATAAACTCAATATTAATCCAGCCTTGACAATTTCATGACCGTATATACTTGGACATAAAGAATGTACCaaaagtggaaaaatatttggtGTATTATATACTtcctattaaaattgataaaaacataagtatttttaaacaatattatgaattattcaaatcagttataagatatattaataattttgtataccTTTATTGCTAAATAATCCTTTATTGACATTTCgttattcgtgaaatttttattttgaagtctttgtttattgttaattattgtaatagcttccatatataaagaaaatgacattttatttcgaatcttAGTATTATTAGTACCCTACATATGTGATATAATaccatattatttcaaaaattttaatatacaaattaaaatataaaatatatgtatttttttaataaaaataaatataaatttaattaataattatcatttagtaatatgaaaaaaacatttaaaaataaaaatataaattatatataattatatataatatattaaaaataaaaatataaatagaaataaaaatttaattgttgaagttattcttcttaaaaaatttcaaaattatcgatacTTATAAGCAAGCAAGTATATTgatgtatattttgaataataagatgttatatcgatataataagatgactatatcgataaaaataatatatacaaaaattaaatttatttaaatttaaaaaagttagatGATGATTTCTTATAGAATCCATATACCTGTTGATtgcttataaaaatgttaattttttgaattaataaatgtcaTGACCTTCCTTCCATACGCTCTTGGAACATCTTTCTTTAGTGAAGGTGAGGCTTCTATCTGAAGTGACGTAAAATATTCGGAATTTTTTGGAAAGGTCACAGATGAGATTATGGACGAGATCAcaagatttttcaattgtaaaaatcagaaattttgataaatcatATACTAATCGTTTCTAAATTATCTTTcagatatatcaattttataatgttttagattgttaaaaaaattaaaataaaaattctaaagatgCTGATAATTAATGTGTCTAATATTATtctagtaaatttttattcaaaaatggtCTTCGCAATtgcgttataaatataatgtttttttttgtgttcttttcttcttcttttgtgtattttaaaattaattgcttaaaaaagaaagaaattgcaaaataatatgcgtaatttcaagatttattaaatgaaatgaaaaaattctcttgaaatttttattaaaaatattttactctattaataaaaatgaaaatataaaatctatatatttttttcgacttatttacatatattgaaattaattactattaatttattatttatcaatatataaatacagatgaaaaattaaacttatttaatcgattaattctcataaattcgaataatatatgtGAACAAACATTCGTTTGTTTGATATTCATgcgtatattttcaatatctaataagattaatttgtttttgaagAATGATTCATGCATTCAGAAGaattttccattataaatctgatgattacaaatatttactgtatatatttactgtttatacatataaataaaaaatatatttaaaatatatgaaatatttttaaatgaattaaatacaatcgttttcatttttctcgaaatcttACGATTCTACACTGTGGAAAAAACACAGTTTTTGacacaaatttcaaattaattcaatatcaattttatttataaaagaaatagaataaaaaaaatggaatcacaactaaagaaattttttctgatataactttaagaataaataaagtaattatttcactttattttacaattatacattaatattttatttttataatttattacatatattttattttatattatataataatttactatatttaccTTTATAATTCCTGTTAAAGTAATATCATCTCCAGGCATACAAGTGTTAACTAAATCATCcattaattcaatatcaacCATTCTAGGCATATTACCTTTACTAttctaatggaaaaaaaatcatatgatatatcatatagtatgtgtaatatatataaaatatattattaaagatgttcgatttatttttatttataatttataatatttataattttttaatttattataaagataaaaacctgatcattattcgaaatttcttgtattttaattgtttgaaatgGAATGCTTTTTATCAATGGTGAATCTAATATCACACGAAATTTAGATACGCCACATAGATTACATTTTTTCGGAATTGTGAAAACTCCTAATGgctgtttcattattttttgcaaattacaTTTACGACAAGCAAATGCTATCCATTGTGCAAGATGCTTCACATGACCTACTCTAATTACACAACCTCTAACAGATACTAATCTTCCTGtcaattaattacataaaaacaaataaaattaattatataaaaacaaaaattattttttataaatattatatacataccgTAAGAATTTGCTTTCAAATTTTGCAAACTTATAATTGgttcataattcaatatttttattctaacattggataatatatttataatatttacagaaCTCAAATTTTCTCGTGggattgtatttaaaatttgctaaaaatattaaaatttaatatttcgtaaataaaatatataaaaaagttataaaagttaatataccTGATGTATAGTgagtttaaaacaatttaaggTATGTAAtggattttcatatatatctttcttgaAGTCAGACCattcgttcaaaaaattttgatcattgTATAATTCACacatatcgataataaatactgttccattttctaaattttctaatgaaaGTAATGTTAACAATCGttgatatctatttataaaactttctactgtttgaatttttttaatagtatccGAATCATccttatattctaaataatgaattattttttcaaaattatttttttaactaattattatgtgcatattatatatcaattttatttaatagtaattatttaataacagaaattaccttcatcataaaaaaataatttccatccaTAATaaggaatattgaaatttacataattattatgaatattaattaaattatttgtttcaataggatctaaagatttatatattttttcagtgttttcattatttttataatctgcaaattatttattttacatgttaaaataaaaatgttgataaataaaaatttgatttgatccatcaatttataaaattaattatagaatataataatataataaatttttattatataatatttaaaatataaaaattgaataaataaaaatatcaatatataattgtaattttattatataaatttaatataaattatcatatgtaaacatcataaaaatctatttattaatacatgaattcattaatacatatatacattgtaCATACACATTGACATacacactatatatatatatatatatatatacatacacatatgatttcttaatttttattaatttcttcaattatgtACATTTTCTAGATTAtgcaatttgaatattatatattaataaaatttttataaatttttatgaaaatataaaaagaataaaatcagATATAAGATCAGTTctttataagaatttcaattttctctatttttttaaaattaaaaaaaaaatatatcgatattactttaaattaaaatattgtataaagatattattggtataaaattaatgttaattttaactataattattatatattttaaataatttttttaaaaattaaaatttatgagaaaaaaagaaataataaattaataataaatttaaaaaaatatatatatatataaaaaaataaataatttatcaaaacgaTGCACTTTtgcaatattcataattttagaatctatatgaattaaagattagaatttaagaaaataaataatataataatttaaaaaatttaaaaaaaaattgagtatTATAAGAGTAATTTGCGtacaataagaatatttttatattacaaagataattttataaataatataaaaaaataatttttcgaaaaaataaattttcgaaatcaaaaAGAAGTTCATATACTTAATTTaaagtgattttaaattataaattaataaatttactttaaaattttttattaagtataaaaaaacttatattaaaaagaaaaaatgatttttatctcttctttctatataatagttctatgtaataaaaaatttaataaaactatataaaactgtacaattgaaaatactttttttacttttcccaatacttcaaattttatattttaaatatcgataaagaaacataatttatataaaaaaaaaagatttatcaaaataaataatatcttactGTTAGATTTtgttgatttctttttatcgagataccatttgtttttataaaaattttttgattttttattatccataattataaatatagcaaatatattcgtaaaaaactattcattacaaaatacctagatattttttcaatttttattaatgtcatTAATTGATAACTTAATATTAAcacaatatatgatttatttcactttcaaaatttattattatataatatataaataggaaacgattaatattatttttactattttcattaattgtttacaaaacacttcataaaataatttcaatagaagGTTAGGTTAAACAAATATCtttctagaaatatttctcACTAAAATTTAGATACTTATTACTtagttacttatttatttcattcgataaGTCGAAtccacaaatataaataaaatcacagATCAAAATCTAGGGAAATTAAAgcgatttataaattgttattcaaCCTGATTTTTCTAGAATTAGTCACGTGATTTTATTTACATCCAATTCTATCGTTCAATACTTCaatgagatatatttaataacaaaacaatTGTTTTTGTTGTAGTTACAAATACTcctttaatcttattataatttaaatatttctataaagaaTCTTGTAATcaattagtaaaataaaaatatatgacggtaataaatattgtgttcagttatttatatatcatatattagtaaattttaaaaatgaagcaCATATTAaagaactttttataaaaattaataagaaaatatttcgatatttattcttttattaaattaatatttattcttttatgaaatccaaaaattttaataaatatttctttacttatgatatatgtgaatatataaaacttatatattattatatataatatattatatatacttatatacttatatattatatattattcattgcataaaagcaaaatataaaaaaagaaatttttccttgtcaaatgattaatattaataatataatataatgttaatataataataaaatattatgtattaaaaaacaaaaaaataaaaattgcttatatctaaaaaattattatttcagcattataatttgattttaatttataaatatcttaaatatggatagatatataatcacaggaaaaattggaaaaggagCACAAGGTATTGTTTTAAAAGCACATGATTtggaaacagaaaaaaatgttgcattaaaaaaattatttttaaaaaatattgacaatGGTATATCTACATCTATtattagagaaataaaaattttgcaacaaTTAAAAC contains:
- the LOC412034 gene encoding DNA helicase MCM8, which codes for MCELYNDQNFLNEWSDFKKDIYENPLHTLNCFKLTIHQQILNTIPRENLSSVNIINILSNVRIKILNYEPIISLQNLKANSYGRLVSVRGCVIRVGHVKHLAQWIAFACRKCNLQKIMKQPLGVFTIPKKCNLCGVSKFRVILDSPLIKSIPFQTIKIQEISNNDQNSKGNMPRMVDIELMDDLVNTCMPGDDITLTGIIKGTNNTKIRNKMSFSLYMEAITIINNKQRLQNKNFTNNEMSIKDYLAIKEVYNTPNIFPLLVHSLCPSIYGHEIVKAGLILSLFGGNVEHSELRENIHILIVGDPGLGKSQMLQACARIAAKGVYVCGNSSTSSGLTITLAKENKSNNFNLEPGALVLTDRGCCCIDEFDKMCKQHAVLLEAMEQQSVSIAKSGIICSLPTRTSILAAANPIGGRFNRNKTVIQNLKMSAPLLSRFDLIFLLLDEPNKHIDDLLCKHVMSIHTDINTIDKTQSNTYQCINAPDTTKLSLRDKLRLSVDENPNIIPQSILRKYIAYARQYVKPKLTKEAAIILQNYYLKLRNKNNKFNGLSVCNRQLEAMIRLTEARAKLELRTEATEADALDVIEILQHTFDDKFINYQSLGTKNVTTGKIKQFIEILRKETNSNKSQIFSMKRLQEIAMDRNFIMGDFSEFLAKLNENGILLKMGSNKFKFISSRQRQRAVALVRHLAAHAGGQYGIHFGGQGPHGTGGVHMMVTGTEPQAMGNKVNNMIKKACEWDEPACPPPVMCSPCAAPCIPVKQCKSYDFRTSIIYRCECIKRNGLQDRCMMWECMGRPECMTKLYPVCMPGRCALLKLTELGDMEVALKKFYCADQAREAALAAYCRLVCNTSADKPCCMVTPICSSKSCKPICVELPCSPCPPSSPCPPCPPCLPCPPCSPCPPCPPCLPCPPCPPCSPCPPCPPCPPCPPCSPCPPCPPCLPCPPCPPCPSCPPCPPCSSCPPCPPCSPCPPCPPCPPCSPCITSCVPPCATFKICVPCPPPCPPSCTPPCVVPCIPPCPPPCPPPCPPPCLPPCLPCLPPCPPSCPPPCPPPCPPPCPPCPPPCLPPCATACPPPCPPPCPPPCPPPCPPKCPPPCSPCLPCLPCLPCSPCPPCSPCSPCSPCPPCLPCPPCSPCPPCLPCPPCPPCQPCSPCAPPCLTLCPSPCLSVCPSPC